Within the Vicia villosa cultivar HV-30 ecotype Madison, WI unplaced genomic scaffold, Vvil1.0 ctg.000262F_1_1_1, whole genome shotgun sequence genome, the region GCTAGAGTTCTGGTGAGAAATTTTTATCGTCATCTCTCCCAATATTTTCTAGTTATCACCTATGTTCCTCTCTTTCTTCTAAGTCGTAATCAGCTGATTGACAAGTGCGTAATTGTTTAACAATTGTAATTTCATGTATAATGCTTTTGAATACTAGGACAGACTATCATAGGGTCCGCATAAATTTTGTCCAATAAGAGAATGAGTGTTAGGAAGAGTTTTCGAAGGAGTGTTCTTATCACTACTCGTTCGATATATACTAAAAGGTAACAATTGTTGTTTAAATGTTTACAGGACGAGACAGGAGTATACAAAAATTTGCTCCAGGAAACTGCCCACAGAGCTGGACTGAACCTTCCAGTTTATAGGACCGTTCGTGCTGGACCAGGTCATGTCCCTAACTTCTATTGTACCGTTGAGATTGCAGGAATGTATTTTGCTGGCGACCCAGCTAGAACCAAGAAACAGGCTCAGAAAAATGCGGCAATAGCTGCTTGGTCTGCATTGAAAAAATGTGAGCATTTTGCAGATGTAATTATGCGAGTATCTTCTTTACATTTCCAATTTAGAGTCATGAGTAGTATAATTGGACCGGCTTTCCTTGTAGTCAGTGAATCACGCATTCACACATTAAGAATACCGGTATCCTTTTGATCAAGATCGGATGGTAGAGATTTAAAtttgatatttaaaattttaaaacaaaaactgaaaTATGTATTTTCTTGAACCATCCGGATTTGATCGAACGGTCAATAATAACTTGAATGCGTGCATTTTGCCACTGTAGTATAATCTCATTGTGTTATTTTCAATTtaccatttattattttttatttgacattATCTAGCTTgtgcttcttcttttctttctaggACTGACtttatattctatttattttaaatttatttgaagTGTCAGAGAATCATCAGTCATCTTCCTCAGCTTCATCCTCATTTTCTTCCGAATCTAAAAACAATGAAGAACAGGAACACGTCATTATCGCCCGCGTCCTTGCAAGTTTACATTCATCTGGATCAAAGAACTTTCCGAAATATGATCATCAACATAGATGGCAAAACTCCAATACAGCCTCATTGGTGTCAACCCAGCAAACTCCAGTGATGTCTCCTATGCAATACCAACATTGTGAAATCTCTAATTTCTCGCCTGAGTTGGTTCTTTATCAGATTTGGCAGCATGAACAAATCATGCAGCAACAAAATCGTCTGTTGGCACTAACCATTCGACCTATTATTCCACCCGCTCCACAGTTATATCCTTTAATGCCATCTGTGATCCCACCAGATCACTATCTTTGTTTTCCAGCTAACGAGTTAGCATCAGTTCCCATGAGACCGAAATTTTCTATTACCACTCCAAGGCCTCCGTTTTACTTTCCAAACCAAATCGTTCCCGAGTTAAACACGGGGAGGTCAACCGTAATCATTAGAGAGATACAAGAGGAAAAAACAGAAGATCCCACAGCTTGCAACTTTAGCAATGAGACAAGAGCCTCATCATCAGCTCCCGAGATCGAGAGACAGAAGCACGAGGGCTCTAGAAGCAATAGTATTAGTAGTAGAAATGATGAACTGAGAGGAGAACAAAGTGCCAAATCTGAATGGGATTCTCATAGGAGCATGAGATTTGCACACAAACCAGTTAACATTGAGCTGCAAAACCCATCCAGGATTGCCATAGGACGTTCACAAACAAGTTCCAACCGATGTTTTAGACCGCCAGCAGCTTCATATTCCTCGGTGAGAACCATAAGCCCTACTTCATCGACAGTGCACCAAAGGGAAGTACCTATGACTGCTGCTTCAAGGCTGAGAACAGGGGTCCCACGAAGTCCGGGCATGATAAGAACAGCCACTCCTGTAATCAATATAGCCCCACCTGTGAGAATCAGATCAGTAGTTCCGGTCTGCTCAGCTCCTCCAAGGAGGTTCATGGCAGAGACGTCCAAAAGCAAGGAAAAAGAAGATTCAAAACCAAAAGACAAATGATGTCTCAAGAACAAGCTCTGAACTTGGCCATCTTAGTTGTTAAATATAAATGTTGCTGAGTATTGAATATAGAATTTAAAAAGTGT harbors:
- the LOC131626121 gene encoding double-stranded RNA-binding protein 2-like, with amino-acid sequence MFKNRLQELAQRSCFNLPAYSCIREGPDHAPRFKVTVNFNGETFESPTFCSTLRQAEHAAAEVALNTLANRGPSRTLAARVLDETGVYKNLLQETAHRAGLNLPVYRTVRAGPGHVPNFYCTVEIAGMYFAGDPARTKKQAQKNAAIAAWSALKKLSENHQSSSSASSSFSSESKNNEEQEHVIIARVLASLHSSGSKNFPKYDHQHRWQNSNTASLVSTQQTPVMSPMQYQHCEISNFSPELVLYQIWQHEQIMQQQNRLLALTIRPIIPPAPQLYPLMPSVIPPDHYLCFPANELASVPMRPKFSITTPRPPFYFPNQIVPELNTGRSTVIIREIQEEKTEDPTACNFSNETRASSSAPEIERQKHEGSRSNSISSRNDELRGEQSAKSEWDSHRSMRFAHKPVNIELQNPSRIAIGRSQTSSNRCFRPPAASYSSVRTISPTSSTVHQREVPMTAASRLRTGVPRSPGMIRTATPVINIAPPVRIRSVVPVCSAPPRRFMAETSKSKEKEDSKPKDK